In Vicugna pacos chromosome 27, VicPac4, whole genome shotgun sequence, one DNA window encodes the following:
- the STRA6 gene encoding receptor for retinol uptake STRA6 isoform X1: protein MSTQTTGNQTSPGATDEDAYGSWYIDEPQDGQELPPEGVVPTCHPSVPPGLYHACLAVLSILVLLLLAMLVRRRQLWPQCVHGRPGLPSPVDFLAGDRPRSVPAAVFVVLFTSLCLLLPAEDPLPFLTLGSPPGQDGETETPRGPWKMLALLYYPALYYPLAACATVRHGAAHLLGSMLSWAHLGVQVWQRAECPESAKIYKYYSLLASLPLLLGLGFLSLWYPVQLMRSFSPGAAADSEGLQSSYSEEYLRMLLCQKKLKSRLGAGASPEGSHLPGSFCSSHISKHGFLSRTWIHFRCYIYTPQRGFRLPLKLVLSVTLTVSAIYQVALLLLVGVIPTIQKVRAGITTDVSYLLAGFGIVLSEDRQEVVELVKHHLWALEVCYISALVLSCLLTFLMLIRSLVTHRANLQALHRGGALDLGSLPQSPHPSRQAVFCWMSFTAYQTAFTCLGLLVQQVLFFLGTLALAFLVFMPVLHGRNLLLLRSLKTSWPFWLTLTLAVTLQNMAAHWVFLETHHGRPELSNRRALCAATFLLFPINVLVGAMVAGWRVLLSALYNAVHLGQMDLSLLPPRAASLDPGYHTYCNFLKMEVSQSHPALTAFCALLLQARRSRPRTAPQDGLRLGEEEEGMQLLQTKDPVAKGAGPRARRGRARWGLAYTLLHNPALQAFRKTALSGARANGAQP from the exons GGTGGTGCCTACCTGCCACCCAAGtgtgcctccaggcctctaccacGCCTGCCTGGCTGTGCTGTCG ATCcttgtgctgctgctgctggccatGCTGGTGCGGCGCCGCCAGCTCTGGCCCCAGTGTGTGCACGGCCGGCCCGGACTGCCCAG CCCGGTGGATTTCCTGGCTGGGGACAGGCCCCGGAGCGTGCCTGCTGCTGTCTTCGTGGTCCTCTTCACTTCCCTGTGTTTGCTGCTCCCGGCCGAGGACCCACTGCCCTTCCTGACCCTCGGCTCACCACCCGGCCAAG atggggaaactgagactccaaGAG GGCCGTGGAAGATGCTGGCCCTGCTCTATTACCCTGCCCTCTACTATCCCCTGGCTGCCTGTGCCACAGTCAGGCATGGAGCTGCACACCTGCTCGGCAGCATGCTGTCCTGGGCTCACTTGGGGGTCCAGGTCTGGCAGAGGGCAGAGTGCCCCGAGTCGGCCAAG ATCTACAAGTACTACTCCCTgctggcctctctgcctctccttctgGGCCTCGGATTCCTGAGTCTTTGGTACCCGGTGCAGCTGATGAGAAGCTTCAGTCCTGGGGCGGCAGCAGACTCCGAG GGGCTTCAGAGCAGCTACTCTGAGGAATATTTGAGGATGCTCCTTTGCCAGAAGAAGCTGAAAAGCAG GCTCGGGGCAGGGGCTTCTCCTGAGGGCTCCCACCTGCCTGGGTCTTTCTGCAGCTCCCACATCTCCAAGCACGGCTTCCTGTCCCGGACCTGGATCCACTTCAGATGCTACATCTACACACCACAGCGAG GATTCCGACTCCCCCTGAAGCTGGTGCTTTCAGTCACCCTGACAGTGTCAGCCATCTACCAG GTggccctgctgctgctggtgggcGTGATAcccaccatccagaaggtgaggGCGGGGATCACCACGGACGTCTCCTACCTGCTGGCCGGCTTTGGGATCGTGCTCTCAGAGGACAGGCAGGAGGTGGTGGAGCTGGTGAAGCACCACCTGTGGGCTCTGGAAG TTTGCTACATCTCGGCCTTGGTCCTGTCTTGCTTGCTTACCTTCCTCATGCTGATCCGCTCGCTGGTGACACACAG GGCCAACCTGCAAGCTCTGCACCGAGGGGGCGCCCTGGACCTGGGCTCCCTGCCCcagagcccccacccctcccgccAGGCTGTGTTCTGTTGGATGAGCTTCACTGCCTACCAGACAGCATTTACCTGCCTTG GGCTCCTGGTGCAGCAGGTCCTCTTCTTCCTGGGGACCTTGGCCCTCGCATTCCTGGTGTTCATGCCTGTGCTCCACGGCAGGAACCTTCTGCTCCTTCGATCCCTGAAGACCTCGTG GCCCTTCTGGCTGACCTTGACCCTGGCTGTGACCCTGCAGAACATGGCAGCCCACTGGGTCTTCCTGGAGACTCACCATGGACGCCCAGAGCTGAGCAACCG gcgaGCTCTCTGTGCAGccaccttccttctcttccccatcAACGTGCTGGTGGGCGCCATGGTGGCTGGCTGGCGAGTGCTCCTCTCCGCCCTCTACAACGCCGTCCACCTTGGCCAGATGGACCTCAGCCTGCTGCCACCTAGAGCTGCCTCTCTCGACCCCG GCTACCACACGTACTGCAACTTCTTGAAGATGGAGGTCAGCCAGTCACACCCAGCCTTGACAGCCTTCTGTGCCCTGCTCCTGCAAGCCCGGAGGTCCCGGCCCCGCACGGCCCCCCAGGATGGCCTCAggctgggagaggaagaggaag GGATGCAGTTGCTGCAGACCAAGGACCCAGTGGCCAAGGGAGCAGGGCCCAGGGCCCGCAGAGGCAGGGCCCGCTGGGGTCTGGCATACACGCTGCTGCACAACCCAGCCCTGCAGGCCTTCCGGAAGACAGCCCTATCAGGTGCCCGGGCCAACGGGGCCcagccctga
- the STRA6 gene encoding receptor for retinol uptake STRA6 isoform X2, translated as MSTQTTGNQTSPGATDEDAYGSWYIDEPQDGQELPPEGVVPTCHPSVPPGLYHACLAVLSILVLLLLAMLVRRRQLWPQCVHGRPGLPSPVDFLAGDRPRSVPAAVFVVLFTSLCLLLPAEDPLPFLTLGSPPGQDGETETPRGPWKMLALLYYPALYYPLAACATVRHGAAHLLGSMLSWAHLGVQVWQRAECPESAKIYKYYSLLASLPLLLGLGFLSLWYPVQLMRSFSPGAAADSEGLQSSYSEEYLRMLLCQKKLKSSSHISKHGFLSRTWIHFRCYIYTPQRGFRLPLKLVLSVTLTVSAIYQVALLLLVGVIPTIQKVRAGITTDVSYLLAGFGIVLSEDRQEVVELVKHHLWALEVCYISALVLSCLLTFLMLIRSLVTHRANLQALHRGGALDLGSLPQSPHPSRQAVFCWMSFTAYQTAFTCLGLLVQQVLFFLGTLALAFLVFMPVLHGRNLLLLRSLKTSWPFWLTLTLAVTLQNMAAHWVFLETHHGRPELSNRRALCAATFLLFPINVLVGAMVAGWRVLLSALYNAVHLGQMDLSLLPPRAASLDPGYHTYCNFLKMEVSQSHPALTAFCALLLQARRSRPRTAPQDGLRLGEEEEGMQLLQTKDPVAKGAGPRARRGRARWGLAYTLLHNPALQAFRKTALSGARANGAQP; from the exons GGTGGTGCCTACCTGCCACCCAAGtgtgcctccaggcctctaccacGCCTGCCTGGCTGTGCTGTCG ATCcttgtgctgctgctgctggccatGCTGGTGCGGCGCCGCCAGCTCTGGCCCCAGTGTGTGCACGGCCGGCCCGGACTGCCCAG CCCGGTGGATTTCCTGGCTGGGGACAGGCCCCGGAGCGTGCCTGCTGCTGTCTTCGTGGTCCTCTTCACTTCCCTGTGTTTGCTGCTCCCGGCCGAGGACCCACTGCCCTTCCTGACCCTCGGCTCACCACCCGGCCAAG atggggaaactgagactccaaGAG GGCCGTGGAAGATGCTGGCCCTGCTCTATTACCCTGCCCTCTACTATCCCCTGGCTGCCTGTGCCACAGTCAGGCATGGAGCTGCACACCTGCTCGGCAGCATGCTGTCCTGGGCTCACTTGGGGGTCCAGGTCTGGCAGAGGGCAGAGTGCCCCGAGTCGGCCAAG ATCTACAAGTACTACTCCCTgctggcctctctgcctctccttctgGGCCTCGGATTCCTGAGTCTTTGGTACCCGGTGCAGCTGATGAGAAGCTTCAGTCCTGGGGCGGCAGCAGACTCCGAG GGGCTTCAGAGCAGCTACTCTGAGGAATATTTGAGGATGCTCCTTTGCCAGAAGAAGCTGAAAAGCAG CTCCCACATCTCCAAGCACGGCTTCCTGTCCCGGACCTGGATCCACTTCAGATGCTACATCTACACACCACAGCGAG GATTCCGACTCCCCCTGAAGCTGGTGCTTTCAGTCACCCTGACAGTGTCAGCCATCTACCAG GTggccctgctgctgctggtgggcGTGATAcccaccatccagaaggtgaggGCGGGGATCACCACGGACGTCTCCTACCTGCTGGCCGGCTTTGGGATCGTGCTCTCAGAGGACAGGCAGGAGGTGGTGGAGCTGGTGAAGCACCACCTGTGGGCTCTGGAAG TTTGCTACATCTCGGCCTTGGTCCTGTCTTGCTTGCTTACCTTCCTCATGCTGATCCGCTCGCTGGTGACACACAG GGCCAACCTGCAAGCTCTGCACCGAGGGGGCGCCCTGGACCTGGGCTCCCTGCCCcagagcccccacccctcccgccAGGCTGTGTTCTGTTGGATGAGCTTCACTGCCTACCAGACAGCATTTACCTGCCTTG GGCTCCTGGTGCAGCAGGTCCTCTTCTTCCTGGGGACCTTGGCCCTCGCATTCCTGGTGTTCATGCCTGTGCTCCACGGCAGGAACCTTCTGCTCCTTCGATCCCTGAAGACCTCGTG GCCCTTCTGGCTGACCTTGACCCTGGCTGTGACCCTGCAGAACATGGCAGCCCACTGGGTCTTCCTGGAGACTCACCATGGACGCCCAGAGCTGAGCAACCG gcgaGCTCTCTGTGCAGccaccttccttctcttccccatcAACGTGCTGGTGGGCGCCATGGTGGCTGGCTGGCGAGTGCTCCTCTCCGCCCTCTACAACGCCGTCCACCTTGGCCAGATGGACCTCAGCCTGCTGCCACCTAGAGCTGCCTCTCTCGACCCCG GCTACCACACGTACTGCAACTTCTTGAAGATGGAGGTCAGCCAGTCACACCCAGCCTTGACAGCCTTCTGTGCCCTGCTCCTGCAAGCCCGGAGGTCCCGGCCCCGCACGGCCCCCCAGGATGGCCTCAggctgggagaggaagaggaag GGATGCAGTTGCTGCAGACCAAGGACCCAGTGGCCAAGGGAGCAGGGCCCAGGGCCCGCAGAGGCAGGGCCCGCTGGGGTCTGGCATACACGCTGCTGCACAACCCAGCCCTGCAGGCCTTCCGGAAGACAGCCCTATCAGGTGCCCGGGCCAACGGGGCCcagccctga